The Setaria viridis chromosome 6, Setaria_viridis_v4.0, whole genome shotgun sequence genome contains a region encoding:
- the LOC117860916 gene encoding COP9 signalosome complex subunit 6, with protein sequence MSAPSDPATAAGQAPAPAAASAASSSGLTFKLHPLVIVNVSDHHTRVKAQAACSGDSSSSSGAAAGQPPRVFGCVIGVQRGRTVEIFNSFELVLDPVSGTLDRTFLEKKQELYKKVFPDFYVLGWYSTGSDVQDTDMQIHKALMDINESPVYLLLNPAINLSQKDLPVTIYESELHVIDGSPQLIFVRSNYTIETVEAERISVDHVAHLKPSDGGSAATQLAAHLTGIHSAIKMLNSRVRVIHQYLVAMQKGEIPVDNSLLRQVSSLVRRLPAMESQKFQDDFLMEYNDTLLMTYLAMFTNCSSTMNELVEKINTSYERPATRRGGRGAFM encoded by the exons ATGTCGGCGCCCTCCGACCCCGCCACGGCCGCTGGCCAAGCGCCCGCCCCTGCGGCTGCGTCCGCCGCCTCCAGCAGCGGCCTCACCTTCAAGCTCCACCCCCTCGTCATTGTGAACGTCTCGGACCACCACACCCGCGTCAAGGCCCAGGCCGCCTGCTCCGGGGACAGCTCCTCCTCgtccggggcggcggcggggcagccgCCGAGGGTGTTCGGGTGCGTGATCGGGGTGCAGCGCGGGCGGACGGTGGAGATCTTCAACAGCTTCGAGCTCGTGCTCGACCCCGTCTCCGGCACCCTCGACCGCACCTTCCTCGAGAAGAAGCAGGAGCTCT ATAAGAAGGTGTTCCCCGACTTCTACGTGCTGGGATGGTACTCCACTGGAAGTGATGTGCAGGACACGGACATGCAAATCCACAAAGCC TTGATGGACATTAACGAAAGCCCTGTTTATCTTCTATTAAATCCTGCAATCAACCTCTCCCAGAAGGACCTCCCCGTGACTATCTATGAGAGTG AGTTGCATGTCATCGATGGAAGTCCTCAGCTCATCTTTGTCAGATCAAATTATACAATTGAG ACTGTGGAAGCTGAGAGGATATCTGTAGACCATGTTGCCCATCTCAAACCATCTGATGGCGGCTCAGCGGCAACTCAGT TGGCTGCTCATCTTACAGGAATACACAGTGCCATCAAGATGCTCAATAGCAGGGTCCGTGTTATCCATCAGTATCTTGTTGCCATGCAAAAAG GTGAGATTCCAGTGGATAATTCGCTGCTTAGACAAGTCTCAAGCCTCGTAAGAAGGCTACCGGCTATGGAGTCACAGAAATTCCAAGATGACTTCTTAATG GAATACAACGACACTCTCCTCATGACTTACCTTGCTATGTTCACTAACTGTTCAAG CACAATGAACGAGTTGGTTGAGAAGATCAACACAAGCTATGAGAGACCCGCAACCAGGAGAGGAGGGCGAGGTGCTTTCATGTAG
- the LOC117860915 gene encoding F-box protein At-B yields the protein MEKKPRAAAGGGDDGGGSRGEASGSSEGGGLVERLPEALLVEVLGRLEVDDACSAAASCRALRGAASAAISAITTIDLSAFAPSNAILSRILAGNGAVRSLTVNCSLLDDSAASVIAKGSLRELSLLKCSFTMSFFMAIGERCGNLRSLKLEMAVAPEVLYPRYSGFGTCLARIYAGCGCLETLWVKFPLLDPRTAEYENGMHFIPSTVKELLLQPVSHLRAKTVFTKTTSLKKHITDSLGSLSLVLDTITDELVILITSNVRNLVELCLEDGPVTQPNLPEDLTNIGLQALGLCHNLRHLSLTRRYCDFRRVNDFGILMLADGCKQLRTIRFGGFSKVSDAGYAALLHSGKDLKKFEVSNGSCLSDLACLDLDKAAPNITEVRLLNCALLTSDTAISLAPCTNLKVLDLSGCKSIADSGLVSISQLSRLTLLDLAGADITDAGLSALGNGRCLISSLCLRGCRRIGSNGIASLLCGTGTINKTLVSLDIGNVPRISCRAVTVIVKNCEQLSSLCLRNCLLITDSSLEVLGSMGRDSSKCSLRMLDLAYCSKLSRNFLRLFEPPLFRGLRWLGVGKNVVQRRGCSPTVAELLEQKPGLTICGNACDMGCRNKCHPDIRFIQ from the exons ATGGAGAAAAAAcctcgagccgccgccggcggcggcgacgacggaggCGGCAGCCGCGGCGAGGCCTCCGGAAGCTCTGAAGGTGGAGGTCTGGTCGAAAGGCTCCCCGAGGCGCTCCTGGTGGAGGTGCTCGGCCGGCTCGAGGTGGACGACGCCTGCTCCGCCGCTGCGTCCTGCCGGGCGCTCCGCGGCGCCGCttccgccgccatctccgccatCACAACCATCGATCTCTCT GCGTTTGCTCCGTCGAACGCGATCCTGAGCAGGATTCTCGCGGGGAACGGCGCGGTCCGCAGCCTCACCGTCAATTGCAGCCTCCTCGACGACTCCGCGGCCTCTGTCATCGCGAAGGGTAGCCTCCGCGAGCTCTCGCTTCTGAAGTGCTCGTTCACGATGAGCTTCTTTATGGCTATTGGTGAGAGATGCGGCAATTTAAG ATCATTAAAGCTGGAGATGGCAGTTGCCCCAGAAGTTTTGTATCCTCGTTACTCTGGATTTGGTACTTGCCTAGCACGTATCTACGCGGGATGTGGTTGCTTGGAG ACTCTTTGGGTGAAGTTCCCTCTGCTAGATCCGCGCACTGCTGAGTATGAGAATGGGATGCATTTTATTCCTAGTACCGTCAAGGAACTGTTGCTGCAACCTGTGTCTCATTTGCGGGCAAAGACGGTCTTCACTAAAACCACATCTCTGAAAAAACACATCACTGACAGTTTGGGATCACTCTCTTTAGTTCTTGACACAATAACGGATGAGCTTGTTATCTTGATCACCAGTAATGTCCGTAACTTAGTTGAGCTCTGCCTGGAAGATGGACCTGTTACCCAACCAAATTTGCCTGAAGATTTGACCAATATCGGCCTTCAAGCTCTTGGCTTGTGCCACAACTTGAGACATTTATCGCTGACACGTCGTTACTGTGATTTCAGACGTGTAAATGACTTTGGGATACTGATGCTTGCTGATGGATGCAAGCAACTCAGAACCATTAGATTTGGTGGCTTTTCTAAAGTAAGCGATGCAGGGTATGCAGCCCTTCTCCATTCTGGCAAGGACCTGAAGAAATTTGAGGTCAGTAATGGCTCCTGCTTGTCAGACTTGGCATGCCTTGATCTTGATAAGGCAGCTCCGAATATTACAGAAGTGAGATTGCTTAATTGTGCTCTCCTAACTAGTGATACAGCCATATCTCTCGCACCCTGCACTAACTTAAAGGTTCTTGATCTATCTGGTTGCAAGAGCATTGCAGACTCTGGCTTGGTTTCCATCTCACAGCTTTCCAGGCTAACTCTACTGGACCTTGCTGGAGCTGACATCACTGATGCTGGTTTATCAGCACTTGGGAATGGGAGGTGCCTGATATCTTCTTTGTGCTTGAGAGGGTGCAGAAGGATTGGCAGTAATGGAATAGCTTCACTGTTGTGCGGGACTGGTACCATCAACAAAACTTTAGTGTCACTTGACATTGGGAATGTGCCGAGGATATCATGTCGAGCTGTGACAGTGATCGTCAAGAACTGTGAGCAGCTAAGCAGCCTGTGTCTGCGGAACTGCCTCCTCATAACCGATTCATCTCTTGAGGTGCTAGGTTCGATGGGCCGTGACTCCAGTAAATGTTCCCTGAGAATGCTTGATCTCGCCTACTGCAGTAAGTTGTCTCGTAACTTCCTGAGACTCTTTGAGCCACCATTGTTTCGAGGCCTGCGGTGGCTTGGCGTTGGGAAGAATGTGGTTCAACGTCGTGGCTGCAGTCCAACGGTTGCAGAGCTTCTGGAGCAGAAGCCAGGATTGACTATATGTGGCAATGCGTGCGACATGGGCTGCAGGAACAAGTGCCATCCTGATATTCGTTTTATTCAGTAG
- the LOC117859631 gene encoding uncharacterized protein — protein MLSLGAIRKLCAAFDAVALTVIAAGLSRPPSGRHPFSSAHAHSPYPADFPTIAACRAAVSASKGSSRSSSRRRQPSPSPSSSPAAAAKEEEQPVLVRIKHERDPERLYELFRANAHNRLLVENRFAFEDTVARLAGARRNDLVEEILEQHKALPQGRREGFVVRIIGLYGKAGMPDHALRTFQEMGMYGCPRTAKSLNAAMKVLIRARLFDEALRLFEGSEKYGVDLDDISYNTVVKMFCDMGELRAAYRAMQMMEEAGVRPDVITYTTLMAAFYKYGQREVGDGLWNLMRLRGCNPTLTSYNVRIQFLINRRRGWEANDLVRKMYAAGIKPDEITYNLIIKGFFMMGEHEMATTVFGAMHGRGCKPNSKVYQTMVHYLCEKRDFDLAFRFCKDSMEKNWFPSVDTINQLLKGLMAISKDRNAREIMKLVTGRKPSYSDDDIMVFKDILSHGKAGR, from the coding sequence ATGCTCTCCCTGGGCGCCATTCGCAAGCTCTGCGCCGCCTTCGACGCCGTCGCGCTCACAGTCATCGCCGCGGGGCTCTCTCGGCCGCCCTCTGGCCGCCACCCATTCTCCTCCGCGCACGCGCACTCCCCGTATCCCGCCGACTTCCCCACCATCGCGGCCTGCCGCGCCGCAGTCTCCGCCTCCAAgggcagcagccgcagcagcagccgtcgccgccagccgtccccctccccctcatcctcccccgccgccgccgccaaggaggaggagcagccggTGCTGGTCAGGATCAAGCACGAGCGGGACCCGGAGCGGCTGTACGAGCTGTTCAGGGCCAATGCGCACAACCGCCTGCTGGTGGAGAACCGCTTCGCGTTCGAGGACACGGTGGCGCGCCTGGCAGGTGCTCGACGGAATGATCTCGTGGAGGAGATCCTCGAGCAGCATAAGGCGCTGCCCCAGGGGAGGCGCGAAGGGTTCGTGGTCAGGATCATCGGCCTCTACGGGAAGGCCGGGATGCCGGACCACGCTCTGCGAACATTCCAGGAGATGGGGATGTACGGATGCCCGCGCACAGCCAAGTCCCTCAATGCCGCCATGAAGGTTCTGATACGAGCACGGCTCTTTGATGAGGCCCTGCGGCTGTTTGAGGGATCAGAGAAGTATGGCGTTGATCTGGATGACATCTCGTATAACACGGTGGTGAAGATGTTTTGCGACATGGGGGAATTGCGTGCAGCTTACCGGGCTATGCAGATGATGGAGGAGGCAGGTGTGCGACCAGATGTCATCACGTACACGACGCTCATGGCTGCGTTTTATAAGTACGGCCAGCGTGAGGTTGGGGATGGTTTGTGGAACCTCATGAGGCTGAGGGGTTGCAACCCAACACTTACTAGCTACAATGTGAGGATCCAATTCCTGATTAACAGGAGAAGGGGCTGGGAGGCAAATGATTTGGTGCGGAAAATGTATGCAGCAGGGATCAAACCAGATGAGATCACATACAATCTAATTATCAAGGGTTTCTTCATGATGGGTGAGCATGAGATGGCCACGACGGTGTTTGGTGCTATGCATGGGAGAGGATGCAAGCCAAACAGTAAGGTTTACCAGACAATGGTCCATTACCTCTGTGAGAAAAGGGACTTTGATTTGGCATTCAGGTTTTGCAAGGATAGCATGGAGAAGAACTGGTTTCCCAGTGTTGATACTATTAACCAGCTGTTGAAAGGCCTCATGGCAATCTCAAAGGATAGGAATGCGAGAGAGATAATGAAGTTGGTTACTGGGAGAAAACCTTCGTATTCAGATGATGACATAATGGTCTTCAAAGACATATTGTCTCATGGAAAGGCTGGAAGATAA
- the LOC117860355 gene encoding uncharacterized protein yields MASPPRSTPTDDPAAPPPRSPWVILGSIPRVVQGSGGGAEAADLSLALAAPPRMSRLTVSQRVFPDRPTPKNFPFVLAADPSGLLLLSAILAAPLTRVDIDRPGHQSFHWRDSKPRYFVLDAATGSAFRLPDPRPQETIEHQALVGLVACPGGGGRYMVAELVPMFGRDKASLRCYFSDFGEWVIKSVHYPLPPRPLAPICTLAHHGRLWWVDYSWGIITADPFADDPVLRFLPLPRSCLLGYREAGGVLDMFRYVGVSAGKLRFVNTYRRGGAPNKVTVWTLPDADATEWTLEHEATFADIWADDTYKATGLQKQPPVLALIHPHNPAVVYFLLKDHLFGVDVRARKVVECDCYHLVAPPRDYPIANRFIRAWELPRAVSSGPGNWSSDISSPEPTGAPPYRPMPGDYHLVGISRMAVKQ; encoded by the exons ATGGCGTCCCCGCCGCGCTCCACCCCCACCGacgaccccgccgccccgccgccgaggtCCCCGTGGGTCATCCTCGGCAGCATCCCGCGCGTCGTccagggcagcggcggcggagccgaggCCGCCGACCTGTCGCTCGCGCTCGCAGCGCCCCCGCGCATGTCGCGCCTGACCGTCTCCCAGCGCGTCTTCCCGGACCGCCCCACGCCGAAGAACTTCCCGTTCGTGCTCGCCGCGGACCCCTCgggcctgctcctcctctcggCCATCCTCGCCGCCCCGCTCACCCGCGTCGACATCGACCGCCCGGGCCACCAGTCCTTCCACTGGCGGGACTCCAAGCCGCGCTATTTCGtcctcgacgccgccaccggctcCGCGTTCCGCCTCCCGGACCCCCGCCCGCAGGAGACCATCGAGCACCAGGCGCTCGTCGGCCTCGTcgcctgccccggcggcggcggccgctacATGGTTGCTGAGCTCGTGCCCATGTTCGGCCGCGACAAGGCCAGCCTCCGCTGCTACTTCTCCGACTTCGGCGAGTGGGTCATCAAGAGCGTGCACTACCCGCTCCCGCCGCGGCCCCTGGCGCCGATCTGCACGCTCGCCCACCACGGCAGGCTCTGGTGGGTCGACTACTCCTGGGGCATCATCACCGCCGACCCCTTCGCCGACGACCCCGTGCTCCGCTTCCTGCCGCTCCCCCGGTCTTGCTTGCTCGGGTACAGGGAGGCCGGCGGAGTGCTGGACATGTTCCGCTACGTCGGGGTCAGCGCCGGCAAGCTGCGCTTCGTCAACACCTACCGCCGCGGAGGCGCCCCCAACAAGGTCACGGTCTGGACCCTgcccgacgccgacgccacgGAGTGGACGCTGGAGCACGAGGCCACCTTCGCCGACATCTGGGCCGACGACACCTACAAGGCCACCGGCCTTCAAAAGCAGCCCCCCGTGCTCGCGCTCATCCACCCCCACAACCCAGCCGTCGTCTACTTCTTGCTGAAGGACCACCTCTTCGGCGTCGACGTGCGTGCCCGCAAGGTTGTCGAGTGCGACTGCTACCATCTGGTGGCGCCTCCCCGCGACTACCCCATCGCCAATCGCTTCATCCGCGCTTGGGAGCTGCCGCGTGCGGTCTCCTCAG GGCCAGGGAACTGGTCGAGTGACATCAGCTCTCCTGAACCAACTGGAGCACCACCGTACCGGCCAATGCCTGGGGATTACCACTTGGTCGGCATCTCCAGGATGGCAGTCAAACAATGA
- the LOC117861251 gene encoding probable WRKY transcription factor 2: MAGTDNRRALMEDWMLPSPSPRTVMSSFLNEEFSSCPFSSIFSDNGSSKPLDAIEKSKTLVDSSVEETVQNTKAPLQLESNLFRANQESTSHGGLAERMAARAGFGVLKIDTSRVSSSAPIRSPVTIPPGVSPRELLESPVFLPNAIAQPSPTTGKLPFLMPNNFKSMISSVPKKAEDYFHDDCAFSFQPILMSKPPSFSTVDKGLSAVHQNQSLANYSQELSLQANTTATKDETEENLVKPSTCDSMSDNDHPSPADEQEESEDNQNEEDSSVPVIAPAEDGYNWRKYGQKQVKNSEHPRSYYKCTHPNCPVKKKVERSQKGHITEIVYKGSHSHPLPPPNRRPSVPSSHVNDLQADGSENFCSKPGHNTETSRAMAPNDHFQDVHSEVLERNLSGSLTTTEIADTCVMESQEAVDVSSTLSSNEKDERATQCTIPSTYRGDDDETESKRRKMEVSAAANTTTNAIDMAAMASRAVREPRIVVQTTSEVDILDDGYRWRKYGQKVVKGNPNPRSYYKCTYAGCTVRKHVERASNDLKSVITTYEGKHNHEVPAARNSSGHPNSGSNAAPQGSNLHRRPEPAQPSIPQLNAAAAYGSLGLPPQLSAASGGFSFGLLPPGMAVPVPSLGTFMPAPIPGHPPTMQGCTGLVVPRGEVKVNLEEQSRLQVANGNAMAAYQQFMGRLPQGPQM, translated from the exons ATGGCCGGAACTGACAACCGCAGAGCATTGATGGAGGATTGGATGCTTCCTTCACCCAGCCCAAGAACAGTGATGTCAAGCTTCTTGAACGAAGAATTCAGCTCTTGTCCATTCTCCAGCATCTTCAGTGACAATGGCAGCAGCAAACCACTGGATGCAATTGAGAAGAGCAAAACTTTAGTTGATTCGAGCGTTGAAGAAACTGTTCAAAATACAAAAGCCCCTCTGCAGCTTGAATCAAACCTTTTTAGGGCAAATCAGGAATCAACCTCACATGGAGGTCTTGCGGAGAGGATGGCTGCAAGGGCCGGTTTTGGTGTCCTGAAAATTGACACATCTCGTGTCAGTTCTTCTGCGCCAATCCGGTCGCCTGTGACAATACCACCTGGTGTGAGTCCAAGGGAGCTTCTCGAGTCACCAGTTTTTCTACCCAATGCCATT GCGCAACCTTCTCCTACAACTGGCAAGTTGCCATTTCTAATGCCTAATAACTTCAAGTCAATGATATCCTCGGTCCCCAAGAAGGCTGAAGATTACTTCCACGATGATTGTGCATTTTCCTTCCAGCCCATTTTGATGTCTAAGCCCCCAAGTTTTTCAACTGTGGACAAG GGTTTGAGTGCTGTTCACCAAAATCAGTCCTTAGCAAATTATAGTCAGGAGTTAAGTCTTCAGGCTAACACAACTGCAACCAAGGATGAAACTGAGGAAAATCTTGTTAAACCTAGCACATGTGATTCCATGTCAGATAATGACCATCCTTCCCCTGCTGATGAACAAGAAGAGAGTGAGGACAACCAAAATGAAGAAGATTCCTCAGTTCCAGTTATCGCACCTGCTGAGGATGGATATAACTGGAGAAAATATGGACAAAAGCAAGTGAAGAACAGTGAGCACCCAAGGAGCTACTACAAATGCACTCACCCAAATTGCCCTGTcaagaaaaaggtggagcgtTCTCAAAAGGGTCATATAACGGAGATAGTCTACAAAGGTTCTCACAGTCACCCTTTGCCGCCTCCCAACCGCCGGCCAAGTGTCCCGTCGTCACATGTCAATGATTTGCAAGCTGATGGCTCTGAGAACTTTTGTTCAAAGCCTGGTCATAACACAGAAACCTCACGGGCAATGGCTCCAAATGACCACTTCCAAGATGTGCATAGTGAAGTTCTTGAAAGAAATCTGTCTGGTTCTCTTACCACAACAGAGATTGCTGATACATGTGTTATGGAGTCCCAAGAAGCTGTAGATGTCTCGTCTACACTCTCCTCCAACGAAAAAGATGAGAGGGCAACACAATGTACCATTCCCTCGACCTATCGCGGGGATGACGATGAGACTGAATCTAAAAGAAG GAAGATGGAGGTTTCTGCTGCTGCTAACACTACCACCAATGCCATTGACATGGCAGCTATGGCATCAAGAGCTGTACGGGAGCCTAGGATTGTTGTGCAGACCACAAGTGAGGTTGACATCCTTGATGATGGCTACCGCTGGCGCAAGTACGGGCAGAAAGTTGTCAAAGGAAATCCAAACCCAAG GAGCTACTACAAATGCACTTATGCAGGCTGCACAGTGCGCAAGCATGTGGAGAGAGCCTCAAATGATCTCAAGTCCGTGATCACGACGTATGAGGGCAAGCACAACCATGAAGTTCCAGCAGCCAGAAACAGTAGCGGGCATCCGAACTCTGGTTCCAATGCTGCGCCACAGGGTAGCAACCTTCACCGGAGGCCAGAACCGGCACAACCCAGCATCCCGCAGCTGAACGCTGCTGCTGCTTATGGCTCACTTGGTCTCCCACCACAACTCAGCGCAGCTTCAGGTGGTTTCTCCTTCGGATTGCTCCCACCTGGCATGGCGGTACCAGTACCATCTCTGGGGACCTTCATGCCAGCACCTATACCTGGTCATCCGCCAACAATGCAGGGCTGCACAGGGCTTGTGGTGCCAAGAGGTGAGGTGAAGGTGAACTTAGAGGAGCAGTCCAGATTGCAGGTGGCAAACGGGAATGCCATGGCAGCTTACCAGCAGTTCATGGGCAGGTTGCCTCAGGGTCCTCAGATGTAA